The nucleotide window ACTGCTCCCGGTGCTGGCACAGCACGCCGAGCGCGGTCAGCGCCACCTGGGCGTCGGCGGCGCGAGTCTCCAGGGGTGCGATGTCGTTGATGGGCACGTCTGCCGCCGGTGATTCCGGCCCGGCGGGTGGCCAGGGCAGGTGCGTACGCAGATACGCGGCCTGGATGGAGATGATGGCCTCCCGGTCGCGGGCGGACTGCTCGGCGATCCGCCACAGCGCGTGCAACCCGCCGATGCGCACATCCAGCTTGTCGCTGCCGAGCTGGTCGACGGCCCGGCTGAATCGGTCGGTGACGTAGCCCTCCTGGGTGGCGCGCAAACCGTCCTGACTCACCCGCAGTTGCCGCCAGGTGGCGTACGCGCCGAAGAGCACGACCAGGCCGCCGACCACCTGCAGAAGCGTCGTACGGACATCGTTCACCGCCTTCAGTCGATCCTGTGCGGCGACGCTCGCCCCGGCGAGATCGTGGTCGACCACCACACCCGGCAGTACGACGAACACCGTGCCTAGAACGACCAGCCCCGCCGCCCCGGCCAGCAGAGCCACGGCTGCACGACGCCTGACCAGCCCGTCGCGCCATGCCCGCCGCCCGCGGTCCGGTTCCCCCATCTCCATGGGCACAGGAGCCTAGGCTCCACTCAGTAAACGATCAAGAGTGCTGTGGCACTGGCCCGTGACATGAGAACGGCCTTACGGGTTGGGTAAGTTGTGAGGTTTATTTGGGCCCGTGCGGCCTGTTCCCATCCTGCCCTGTCCGGGGTCCCGCGCGCACACTTCGGCGAGTTGCTCAAAGAACTCGCGCCCCGATGGCAGGCCGCGCGGGAGTCGGCGCTACACGAGCGGCGTGGCGGAGACCGGAGACGGGCGGCCGGCGCCGGGCCCAAGCAGCGCCTGGTCTTCGTCGACCGACTTCTGGTCACGCTGGTCCACCTGCGGCTTGGGATCCCGCACGCCGCTCTAGCCGAGTTGTACGCAGTGGACCGCTCCACCGTCTCCGGAGCGATTCGCGAGGTCCGCCCGCTGCTGGCGGCCCGCGGCTTCGCCGTCCCGGACCGGCCGGGGGTGCGGCTGCGCACGCTGGAGGACCTGTTCGCCTACGCCGGCACGGAGGGCGTTGACCTGCGCATCGACGGCACCGAAGTGCAGGTCCGCCGCCCCCGCGCCCACCGCTCCGGCCGCAAGGCGTTCGTCTCCGGCAAGAAGAAGCAGAACACCATCAAGACCACCACCTTCAGTGACCCGCAGGGTCGCACCCTGTTCAGCGGCGTGGTCCGGCCGGGCCGCATGCACGACCAGACCGCCGTGCGCACCGAGGGCATCGCCGAGCAGTTCCTCCGGCACCCCAAGGTCAAGGCTGTAGTCGACGAGGGCTACCGGGGCCTGGCCAACGAGTTCCCCGGCCAGGTCAGTGCCCCGCCGAAGAAGCCGAAGGACGACGCGCCGCTGGGCGAGCACCACGCCTGGCGCGAGCAGCGACGCCGCCAGTCCTCCGCGCGGATCTGTGTGGAGCACACCAATGCCGAGTACAAGCAGTGGCGGCCCCTGCAGCGGTTCACCGGCCGCCGCGAGACCTACGCCGAGACTCACCTCGCGATCGCCACCCTGGTCTCTGACCGCTCCGCCCGGCGGGCGACCCGCCGCAAGGCGAGCACTGAGCTGGTGCTCGCCCGGCAGGCCGCCTGCTGATCACCCACCAGCCAACCCGCCAGGCCAGCACGCCCCGAACTCAATCGCTCCCAAGGCTGTAAGCGACCCTGGCCACACCGAAGTTGATGACCGCAACCGGCAGGCGCAGCCGGCTGAGCGGGTCATCGCCGACGAGCGCCACTCGCCGCGTTCCGGCAAGATCATGCGTCGGCTGTCGCGGGACATCGCGGAGGGACGGGAGATCGGCGACGTCACCACGCTCACGGACGCGTCCGTGATGGACCGGATCAACGTCCGGCTCGGCGGCTGACCGTCCGCGCCGCCCGGGCGCGCGCATGTGAGCGGTCGGGAGTTACGCATTTTCCCCGATGCGGGGAGGCCGCCGGGTTGGGCATCGTTTCCCACGGAAGAGGACCGGAGAGACAGGTATCCGGCACATCACTCGAGTGGAGGAACGAATGAGCAGGATCGCGGAAGCATTCGACCGCACGGACATCCCGCTGGATGGGGTCATCCTCATGACCGGCCGCCCCACACTGGGTACCCCGCGGATCACCGCCGGTCGAGGCATAGTCGGCATCACGGATGTCGTCGATGTGAACGTCGCGCAGGCGACGACCCCCAACGCCGGCATCGGCGTGGTCGTCACGGCTGGTGGGCCGGCCAGTTTCTGAGGTGAGCAAGGCCGCTGCCGCACGGGCCGGGGTTCTGTCGGTCCCCGCGAACAGGGCTGTGACCATGCACAGTGGCGCCGCGGCCTCCCGGCCCTCGGTCCGCTCGCGATTCCGACCTGCCGGGAGGCCCTCACCTCCTCGTTCCACGGCCTCGCCTCGGTATCGTCGCCTGTTGATCCGAAAGGCTCCGGAAGCACGAAGTACTGCCGCAGTGCGATGGCAGGCGCCGACGCAATGGCCGGAAAGGGACGCGCGTGGTGAAGCGGGCAGGACGATCGGACGGTCATGGCGACCCTGCGACAAGATCGGTGGCTGGACGCCGTGTCTGGCCGATCGCCCTCGGAGGAGCGGCGTTGTCGCTGCGACCGGACCTGAGCCGAGAAACGGCGACCTCGACGATCAACGCGGCGATCGACAGCGGGGTGGACCTCCTCGACACTGCTCGCGCCTACACGACCGTCGATGAGGAGGCGCACAACGAGCGTCTCATCGGCGATGTCCTGGCCTCCCGCGAGGACGGGAGCGCCGTGATGGTCGCGACCAAGGGCGGCCACTTCAGAGCGGGACCGATGGAATGGAGGAACGATGCCCGGCCCGCCGCATTGCGGGCAGACGTCGAACAGAGCCTGCGGGCGTTGAAACGCGAGACGGTCGATCTGTACTTCCTGCACTGGCCGGACGCCGACGTACCTTTCACCGAGAGTGTCGGTGCTCTGAGCGAGATGCGCGCCGAGGGCAAGATCCGAGCCATCGGCATCTCCAATGTCGACCGTGGCCTCCTCGCCGCCGCACGGACGGTCACATCGATCGATGCGGTTCAGAACCCGTACTCGGTGCACAACGGGGGCGACGATGAACTCCTGCGCGAATGCGAGCGCCACGGCATTCCGTTTCTGGCCTACTCACCGCTGGGAGGATGGGACGCGGGCGAGGCCTCGGCCCGCCCCCTCCTGGACCTCGCGGCACATCGAGGCGTCTCCGCCCCCCGATTGCTACTCGCCCGGCTGCTGCACCGCTCCGAGTCACTCTTGCCGATCAGCGGCGCCGGACGCCCGGAGACGGCAGCCGATTCGGCCTCCGCCGCCTGGCTCTCTCTGGGCCCGGACGAGCTACGTATCGTTGATGCCGTCACCGACGGC belongs to Streptomyces graminofaciens and includes:
- a CDS encoding pentapeptide repeat-containing protein, with product MEMGEPDRGRRAWRDGLVRRRAAVALLAGAAGLVVLGTVFVVLPGVVVDHDLAGASVAAQDRLKAVNDVRTTLLQVVGGLVVLFGAYATWRQLRVSQDGLRATQEGYVTDRFSRAVDQLGSDKLDVRIGGLHALWRIAEQSARDREAIISIQAAYLRTHLPWPPAGPESPAADVPINDIAPLETRAADAQVALTALGVLCQHREQSWVNLSITDLRRADCDGLWFPEVNFDRACLEAAGLYHANLTQASLVSVNLRHADLTTAILRRARCILADLRGAKLVETDLRDADFTETDLREANLRKAVAHGAVFQRADLRMADLRGTDLSTANLVEARLTGAVASEHTRWPADFDHTAAGVVDTDDPGPEPSPLLQPPGMTWQAPPLRSTP
- a CDS encoding transposase family protein, whose product is MLKELAPRWQAARESALHERRGGDRRRAAGAGPKQRLVFVDRLLVTLVHLRLGIPHAALAELYAVDRSTVSGAIREVRPLLAARGFAVPDRPGVRLRTLEDLFAYAGTEGVDLRIDGTEVQVRRPRAHRSGRKAFVSGKKKQNTIKTTTFSDPQGRTLFSGVVRPGRMHDQTAVRTEGIAEQFLRHPKVKAVVDEGYRGLANEFPGQVSAPPKKPKDDAPLGEHHAWREQRRRQSSARICVEHTNAEYKQWRPLQRFTGRRETYAETHLAIATLVSDRSARRATRRKASTELVLARQAAC
- a CDS encoding aldo/keto reductase, with translation MAGRRVWPIALGGAALSLRPDLSRETATSTINAAIDSGVDLLDTARAYTTVDEEAHNERLIGDVLASREDGSAVMVATKGGHFRAGPMEWRNDARPAALRADVEQSLRALKRETVDLYFLHWPDADVPFTESVGALSEMRAEGKIRAIGISNVDRGLLAAARTVTSIDAVQNPYSVHNGGDDELLRECERHGIPFLAYSPLGGWDAGEASARPLLDLAAHRGVSAPRLLLARLLHRSESLLPISGAGRPETAADSASAAWLSLGPDELRIVDAVTDGSREAASDETARPQS